The nucleotide window GTATGGATGTTCGATGTCGGGAGTGCGAGTCGGTGGATCAAGACGCGTAGGTGTATGTTGCTCACTGTATTGTTTGTGTTTTGTCTACATGATACCTAGTGGGCATACCAAGTATTACAGTATGGAAATGGATATTATTGAAGATAATAGGAAACTCCATTTATATGATCCAGCTCACTTTATCAAGTCAAAATTGATAATTATATCAAGTCGCCGTTGAAGGCGGAATAAAGGTAGAAAAAACAACCCGAGATCGTTCATGTAAACTACTCAGTTTGCTGAACTCATGCTGAATTAGGGTCGGGAGATCCGATTACGGCTTCCTGTGATCGattcagtcagtcacaaGTGTCTTTTGCATCAGAGGCATCTCAATAGAATAACTCACCCTGGCATCGTCGTAGAGAGGCGAAATACCGGTCCAGCGTTGGTACTAGTACACCACATTAGTCTTCACTCATATCATGTAATCACCTGGAAGAACCTACCTGGTACCATCCCTGGCCAACCAGAACCTCCAGACCAGGAACTGTGTGCCATCCGGCGTCGTTGGCCAGTTGCATCAGCGTCGTCACCGACGGCTTGTatgccatctccaccagcacGCGAGGCACCTTCTCCACCGACTTGACCATATCAGCATCAATCTCCTGAGCCCGAGCGAACATGTGGCACAGCGTCTCGCGCATGCCCGAATCAATCGGCTTGTCGGCCGGAATCGTGCCAATGGCCACCTTAGGGATGGTGTCCAGCGCATCGATCGAGTCGACGATGCGGATGTTGTAGCTGCTGGGGAAAGTTTGAACCATGCTCTCAAGCTTTGCGGGGGATCGCCCAATGATGTAGATCGGGGAGTAGCCCATGTTGTGCAGAGAATAGATGGCGGCGCGAGCGGtgcctccaccaccaaccaccacggCGCTGGCGTCTCCGTTGCATCCATACACACCGGCGTTGCGCAGCGACAGCGTCATGCCTTGCCAGTCCGTGTTGTAACCAACCAAGCGAGCCGGCTGGCCCTTACCCTGGGAGACAGGCACAATCGTGTTCACCGCACCGATAATCTCGGCGTCGGGTGCGATCTCGTCCAGCAATGGCATGATGTCCAGCTTCAGAGGGATCGTGACCGAGGCGCCGCCAAAGTTGGGGGAGCGGATGAAGTCCTTGACATCTTCAGCATTGGCGGTTTCCAAGCGGCTGTACTCGTGAGGCAGACCACTCTGGGCGAACAGGGTGTTGTGGAGAGCAGGGGAACGGGACTGGGAGATGGGTGTGCCAAAAATGGCAAACTTCTTGGGCTGGATCTCTCCCATCAGAGACAAACCGCGGCGGATCTCAGCAGCGGAGAGCTGACCGGGTGCCGCCTTGAACGGAAGGCTGGGGTGGGATACGGGTGTCATGAAACCGTTCAGGATCCGACTGAGCTGTCCGTTGTCGCCCATGTTGATAGCGATCAAGGGAACATCATGAGCACTGGCAGCCCAGTTCTTGAAGTTCCTCAAGGCGTTGTTGTCGTCCAGGTTCTTGGCAACTCCGACCAGCTTAATCACATCACCGTACTCCAGCGCACGGTTGTAGTACTTTGTCCACGACATGTTACTCCAGGAGAGCTCACCCTTGGGGTCGTGGTGCGACGCAATGATGCGAGAATAGCCCTTCTGCTCCGTGACGGTGCGCAGCATCTCGTCGGGGAAGGCGATCTCCAAATCCACAAACTCGAGTCCAGACCGGAACGCAAGGCGGTAGAGCTCCAAGGCCTCGGCATGGGCGTCGTCAGGGAAGCGACCACCCTGACTCTTGGTGCGAATAGTGTAGATGACAGGGAGCGTGACGTGGCTGCGCAGGAAAGACAGCTGCTCGGCGACGTAGTCGACGGAAGGAATATCACCATCCATCGTCggatcttccagaagatcgacaCGGAGCTCCACTGCATCGGAGCCGACGCATACCTTCTTCAGAATATCGCTAGCATTACGGAGGTCGGGCAGGGTCAGAGACACAAAGAACGAGTGTTCCTTGCGCTTGATGGTGCTAAGACTGTCGACCTCTCCGGTAACAGTGCGGAGGAAGCGCTTGAAGTCTTCAGATGCACGAGCGAGACCGCCAGTGGCAGCAGTCTGGCTGTAGTACTGAATGTTACTGCACTCCTGGAACCAGGGCTTCCGGCGCAGCCAGACTCCCATCATGTCTTCCACATAAGCGGGGCGGGTCTTGTCAACGGAGAGGAAGTCCATGACCTGCTTGATATCCCGCATAATGAGCAGAACGTTACCCTTGGTCTTGTGGTAATCGATAAGCAACTTTCTCGCCTCGGGGATCTCCAcgataccaccaccgcaagcGAAGACATAGCCAGTTGAGCGCTCCTTCAACGTGCGCTGCAAAAGACTGAGCTCGGCGTCTCTGAAACCCTGCCATCCACGTTGCTTGATGATGTCGGGGATACTCATTCCCTCCGTAGCTTCAAGCTCGGTGTCGAGGTCAAGGAACGGGCGGTTAAGAGTCTTCGCAACCCACTGTCCGCTGGTGGTTTTTCCAGCGCCACGCATGCCGATAATAAAAATGGATGCACTGGACTTCTCAGCTTGCGTAAGAGCCGCAGCTTCGtcctccttcagctccttaCCCTCCAGCTTCACGGAGAACAGCTGCTTCAGCGAGTCCCACCAGCCGGGCCAGGTCTTGCCGACACATTCTCTCTCCAGAATCAACGTCGACTGAGGAGTGACGAGGGAAAGAACGCTGAAGCTGAACGCCACACGGTGGTCGTCGTAGCAGAAAACGCCACCGGCAGGCTGACGCAGACTGGTGCGGTCAATGCCATCGATTTCGATGCCGTCGTCATGTTCACGACAGATGACACCGAACTTGGCAAGCTCATCCTTCATGGCCTTGATACGGTTGCATTCCTTCACACGCTGGTTGGCGATTCCGTAGATGCGAGTCGTGTGGTTGGAGCCATCACCGCGCGCGACAGCCGCGAGCACGGAAGCCGTGAGGAAAGCGTCGGTCATAGGTTCCATGTCGACGTTAGGCAGGGGCCGCAAGACACCACCAGGCGCTCCAGTAACAGTGGTGGAGCTGTCCGTTTGCTCAACAGTGCAGCCCATGGGACGGAGAACATCGACGGCGAAGCGAGCATCACCCTGGAGGGACTTGGAACCGATGTTGGGCACAGTGCAAGTAGTGCCGGTGATCGCCGCAATGGCCAGAGGGTAGGTAGCTGAAGAGGCATCGCTCTCCACCATGTACTCAGCAGGGTTGACATAGCGACCCTGAGGAATGTGGTAGGTGTGCTCCTCAGTGGTAGACTTCTTCACATCGATACCGAAAGAGCGCATCATGGCCGTGGTCATGTCGATGTAGGGCTGGGAGATGGGCTTTCCACCCACCAGCTTCAAGGTGACCGGCTCCTTGGCGTACGGAGCGCACATCAGCAACGAGGAGACATACTGGGATGAAACCTTCGCGGCAAGGTTAATCTGACCACCCGCGAATCCACCGGAGGCAGCGATCTTCAGGGGAAGGCTACCCTTTCTCTCCATGTACTCGACCGAGGCACCGTTCGCGGTCAGGGCGTCGACCAAGTCGCCAATCGGTCTCTGCTTCATGCGGTTGTTGCCAGTAAGAACGTTCGAATCCACGTCAGTGGGAGTGGCAAGGGTAGCGACAGTGGTGAGGAATCTGGAAGCGGTACCGGCATTTCCCAGGTACAGAGGGTGGGAAGTGGCCTGCAGGTCGCCTCCCTTGCCGTTGACGACGAGCActtcgccttcctcttcccaggAGAAGGTGCAAGCGCCCAGACGCTCCAGAGCGTTGAGCATCACCTCGGTGTCGTCGGAGTGCAGCAGGTTCTTGATACGGCACGTGCCCGAACCGAGAGCGGCCAAAACCAAAGCACGGTTGGAGATACTCTTGGAGCCCGGAGGAGTGCAGACGACGTTCGAGGAGGTTGCGACGCCGGGGTAGACCTCGATACTAGGAGCCAGAACGACGCTAATGTCTTCATTCGGGACAACGCTGGCGCGCGGTTCGTAAGTGCGTCCAATGGCAGAAAGCAGaacgaccttcttcttgggacCGTCGTTCTTCTTGTCCAGAGCCATGTTGAAGAGCAGCTGATCGACGGAGCAGTGCTTTCCTGCGGTGAGCTTCTTGATCCGGGCATCCTTCAGCGAGGTTGGCAGGCCGTAGGCGGAAAGGCACTTAACAATGCGAGCCACGGCAACGCCCTTCAAGATGCCGAGATGGCGGGCCAATTCGGCTTCCTTCACCATACCAATGGCGACACATTCTCCGTGGAGAACCTGAGGGGTCAGGATGGCCTCAATGGCGTGACCAATGGAGTGACCCCAGTTCAGCAAGTTCCGGAGACCACCTTCGCGCTCGTCCGCGGAGACGACGTAAGCCTTGTGTCTCGCAGACGCCAGAATTCTAGCCTTCAAGATATCCTCAATGCCTTCGAAGCGGCGCTGGCCAGGCTGGACTACCCGGCGGACGGCAGACAGTATCGTCTCGGCGTTGTCCTCCAACGCTGTGAATTCCTCCTCGCTGGAGATGGCGGCGGTCTTGATCACCTCCGCCATACCATTAATGAACTCCCGAACCGGGAGCGTCTCCAGGAACTCCAGGTCAATGTAGATCCTCGACGGCTGCCAGATCGCACCGATCAGATTCTTGCCCAATGGTGTGTCAATGGCGGTCTTTCCGCCGATCGAAGAGTCCACCATGGCGAGCAGTGTTGTGGGGACCTGGACATAGCGGACACCACGCATGTAGGTCGAGGCAACAAAACCGGTCAGATCTCCAATGACACCACCGCCCAGAGCGATGACGACCGTGTCACGACCGCATGGCGGGCTCTGGCTCAACATCCAGTCTTCAATGTCGGCTTTTGTCTGTCTCGACTTGGAGACTTCACCGGGGGCGGCATGGTAGACGAGCAAACGAGGTTTGGGGGAgacggcggcagcagcctgTTCGAAGGCCTTCTGGAAGCTGGGGGTATAGAGGGAACCGATGTTGGTGTCGGTGACGAGAACATAGGTCGTGGAGGACAAGCCGTTGATCAGGTCCTTGGCGACATAATTGCGCCAGAGACCGAAATCCGCGACAATGCTCTCACGACCCAAGATGCTGATCTTCGTGGGTTCGCTCATCGTTCGGAGAATATCAGGAGGGAATGGAAACGTAGTCAACTCGGGAATAAAATGCCAATATGTCTCTCTAATTCATACTGTGGGGGATTTGCAACCGGTAAGCTTCTGGCAGGTGGGGggtagaaggagggggggaaatgtGACTCGTTCAATTGGGGTATAATGattggaaagggaagaaataCTTCATGTACATGTATATATACGGCGcaagggggggagagagagagtgtgtgtgtgtgtgagggagagaaagggaatTGTACCTGAGTAAGAAATGAATCGAAAGGAAGGTCCTCGTCGATAGCGGGGCGCAACTCCGCTTTGACCGGTGAGGAAATATTCAGACGAGACGAGATGTGAgcaagagggagagagagagttcTTCCAAGATGCCCAGATGGCTGGAAGTTGGGGGCCGGAACCacaagagatggaggagggtggatggatggctagTAGTCACTATGAAACTAGTAatcgagaaggaagagggaagaattGGGGGAATTTTTattgggttggaggggattattgtagaagaagatccaCCGGCGGTCGCAATTGGAGTCGTTGACTCACAGTCGCTCTCCTCCgttactttttttctcttcctcccgctCCGATGTCGTCGCAGCCGTTGGTTTGGCAactccgcctccaccggaGTTACTTCTGCCCTGTCTGACATCTGATGAAACTAATGGTGGACCAATCTGAACTAGCTACGATCTCCTCGTGTTGCTCAACCtcaatcttattattaacaCGAGCTCCCTCGTCTCTCGAAACGTCTTGTCAAGCTGACACTTCCAGACTCCTTCCATCCTCATTCCGGATCCGTGAATCCTCCTAATGTCTGACACCCCGATCCGGATCCGAACACTTGAGACTTGACTCTATCGCGGTCGCAAATCTTACCGGGCAAAGAATTACTTCCAGCTGGGCGGGATATACAGCATTATATTTTGATCTGACAAGCTGTCTGTTCTACATGGTTGGAAGGAAGGTTTCGTATCCATTCGCGATGCTCGCGAGACCTTCTGATTGCTATACAGATAGTTTAGTATAGAATGAACCCCAGCAAATATTATCCAATCGAACGCCGGCCCTCCGATCACTTGGcctccttttttctcttttctctggCTCTTTTCACAATGTCATAGAGATAAGCATACAAACAACAAGAAGTTAAGTAGCTAGTTAACGTGGCATTGGCGCAAATGGCCCTGGATCGATCATGCGTAATAGACATTCCCTTTCATCCCGAATCTCTCATGTTCTCGAACATGATCCCCCTTATCTAATACCGTCcatatccacctcctccaccaccgccagagTTCCGGGACGAATAGTGGTCCCGACCTGAATAACCTCCGCGGCTATACCCACCGCGCTGGTCGGATCCCCCGTAGTTGGATGAGCGTCCACGGTACGCGTTGTTGTGGTTGCTACCACCGTAGGATCCTTGCTGCTGATAGTATCCTTGTTGACTACGTCCATAGTAGTCGTAATTGCCCATTGGTTGGTTGTAggaatcaccaccaccgccatagTGCGATCGCTGGTGGtaaccacctcctccgcgggGCGGAGGCGGTGGCCCGCGGTTGTAACCACCGCCTCCAGCGTTCGGAGGAACCCATCCAGAAGGCATGCCCGTCGGTGCTCCACCACTGTTACCGGGCGGCATGAACTTGGGGTCCAGATGGGCCGCGAATGGGTTCGGCCGCTCACTGGCATAGTTGATCCGGCCTCCCCGGTGGCCATTGCGAAGCGGAGCTCCTCCATGGAATCGGCCCGAGTGTTGTGCCTTGTTCTTGACGGCCTGGATATCCGCATTGTCCAGGGTCGGGGGTGGCAGCTTGGCGCCCCGAAGGAGCATGGACTTGTGGACGTGCTTGGATTTGGGGATTTCGTAATTGACCCTAACCCATGGATCCGGAACATTAGCTAACTGTAAACAGCACAAAGAAGTAGGAAAGATAACAAGTAACTTACGTGAGAGAtcgatcatcatccaaactCGGCATCCCGTATTCTTCAAGAGACGATACCAAGGAGCTGTGCGGGATGTACGACTCATTGCGCTCGACCTTACCAGCCAAACCTTCACTGATTCGCTGATTGATGGAGTACTTGGGGGCTCCCTGCTTCTTGGAATAGAAGTTGGCCACCAGATCGTGGTACAGTGGGTGGCTCTCGGAGATCAACAACACATCCCGGCCCACGCAGTTCCGGAGCTTCTCGTCatcagagagaagagggtatttcttttccatcgcAGCCAGCAGTCGCTTCTCATCGATGAAGGGAAGTAGTACGACACCCTGCCAAGCAAATTTCTTGCCGTTCAGGTCCACGGGGAAGTCTTCCGGGTAGAAATCGATGATCTCACTATCCGGATCGCTCATCAGATCATGGAAGACTTCAGGGATAGCGTGGTTGGAAGAAGCCGGAAGAACTCCCATCAGCTGTTCGAAGGGCTTGAATGGGGTTCCCTTCTCAAATTGCAACTCCATTTCGCCAATATCCACGAAGTCAGCCGCAAATGGCGCATAGTGGTAAGGGTAGTACCACGTCCACGAGGGGCATCCTTGGAAATAGTATCTCAAAACCCAAGCAAGACCCTCGGCATACGCCCGTGCGACCTTGTGGCGGAACTCTTTGTCTTCGGGATCAACGCCAAACTTCTGCTCATAGTACCGATCAGCGTATCCTTCTTCCCACAGGCGGACAGTGTCGGGCGGAAGTTCATCGTTTTGAGAGTCGCCCGCAGATGGCTTCTTGGTCGGCGTCGTTGCGGCCTCCTCTGCCACCTCATCCGCCTTTCTCTTACCGAGAACCGAAGGCGAAGTTTGCTCTTCGGTCTTCTCCTCGGAAGGCTCTGGAGCTTCTGACCCGGATTCTTCGGTGTTCTCGGAGGGTTCTTCAGCCTCCGAACCTTTCATGAGCTTGCTCTTCAGGATGGCCGCGGCACTCTTGTTCGCCATGTTAGCCTTATACACCGCACCGCGGTTAGTAACCATGCTGTGAGTCAACTGCCTCGCCTCCCGGGTCAGTTCTCCCCGTTGAGGCGTGATCAGTTCCACGGCATTGGGAGGCGCCGCATCTGCGGCACCCTTAGACCGACCACCGGTAGGATTGCCGGCAGGTGTCTCGTAGGCTTCGTAGTTGGGAGAGCTTTTTCTCCGCTTCCTAGCACCTTCTTCACGCGCTTGTGCTTCCTGCTTGCGCCGCTTCTCGTTGGCagctctcctctcctcgGCCTGTCTACGACGACGGAAAATAGCATCCTCTTGCTTGGCCAGTCCTTGCAGAATAAGCTGGGCCCGCTTGAGGTCAACATGTCCATCCTCGGTCAGGTACCCGCCCATGACGGGGATATTATCACGCCAAATAGCTATCAGAGTGTCGATGCCATTTTCACGGATATCTAAGGAGGGTAAGTGAGGAAGGAAATCATTTCCTACGAAGAAACACATGAAGACCCAGTCATCCAGAGCACGTTCCAAGTCGAAAGGAAACGGTTGTTGCGGAACGTACAGTTCCGCAGCAAGGTATTCCCGAAGGATTGACACATTGAGCCAAATGAAGGGCTTGAGTGAGGTTCCTTTACCCTTCTCATCGAACTGtccattcttctcctttgccTGACCTTTGCATTCCTCCGCCTTGTGGCCTGCCTGTCCACATAGCCGACATGTCCGAGCCCTTGActcctggaagaagacatcctCACGTAGGACCCGGAAATAGGGCTCATGAGTCGCAAGACCCAACATGATCAGATCGGCATCCAGTCCATAGATGACGTGGCGGGTGTTGGGGTCGTGCTCTGGCGACGCGCGCTGTGACCGGACGAACTCCATGATCTTGTGTTCACCTTCACCCGGAACCGTCGCATCCGAAATGATGATTTTAAGCTGCTTGAGTCAGTAAGATATACAACAAGAACTAGACCAGGAGACGAACCTTTTCCCAAGCGGGGTCGGTATTGAGCTTGTAAGCGATCCAGTAGCGCAAAGCTGCCGCGAGAATATCCATGAAAGGCGTTCCCGGGGTAATGACATTGCTATCCCACGTCTTCTGGATGACCTGTTCCTGCatatcctcgtcttccttcttgccgTTTTGCCTCTCAAGCATTTTGCGgaattcttccttcttctcatctgcCTCTCTGGCCTCCTGAGCAGAGCGGAACCGACGGGCTCGTTGTTGGTTCATCTTTGCGCGTGGCGCGACACCATCTAGTTTAGGCGAAAAGCATGAGTTAGTACAACACTTTAATCAAAGTAGGCGACGCGATAAACGTTACAACATACCGACAGCAATCATCAGAAGCTTCCTCGGGCGGACCATGTTCACCACACGGTCGGTGTACTTGAAGatctccagcatcatctCCTGCTCGTTCGACGGTGGCGGCTTTCCTTCCGGATGAGTACATGGGTGAACGATACCGTTCATATCCAGGTACAAATtatccatctcatctccattGGGATTGGGACGCGTGGTGTCCACGGGAACCTCTTCGCCGTTGATTTCTTGCGGAAACTCCTCGATAACGGGGGAGATGATCTTAGGATACTTGTTGGAAAGCCATCTGAAAAGCGCTGGGACACCCATGATTGCTAGTAGAATTTGACAAAGAGTGTATGAAGATGTTTGTACAGATTATACGGAGTAGATCTATCGATTTAAGCCAGGTTCGCTGATGCGCTGCATCGGCTATCTCAACGTCTCCGAGTCTGCAGGAATGACCCGTAAATGATTACTTCCGTAGAAGGGTATAGGGAgtaggggaaaggaaaactcGCGATCCCACACTGTGGGAATGACTAGGAGTAAAAGACTGACCCTCTCGAAAGGTGAGGGGGAATGATGAAGGCGTGGAAGTCTCTGCGATCGCAATGGCCGGTCGACTTGCCCGACCATGAAATCCGAGATCTCGGCGCTTCTTTTGTCGCGGTTCCGGCAGAACTTCCCCTTCTAGACACTAGACTCAAAGCAGCAAAGTACGTAGTCAGCGGGCCCCCGACACCCTGACCAATGACCAGTCGGGACACAGCAGTACAGCATTGTTGGCTCTAATTCTTTTGAGTTAGGTATCGTTGCGGCTTATTTGGCTACTACTAACTCCATACTGCGGACTACTGGCACTATCCCGTGTGCTCTCATCataatcaccaccacccattgctgccgctgcagctTCGGAGAGAACAACTCAGCTGGCTGATCCACtcgcttctctcctctctccccacaCCTCCGTGAATTCAATGCCTATAACTTGCTACGCCCCCGGCCGGCGGTGACCATGAAATTACGAGCTACCAGTTGCGATGTTCCGAATCCTCGAGTCGCAGGCGCCGGCCAAACAAACGGCCACCGACACAATTAATACTCTGACTGGTCGGCTTCAGAGTGCAACTTTACTAGAAGATCGACGGGCAGCTATACAAGGATTGAGAAGCTTTGCAAAGTCCTTTCCTGCCTCCGTTGCTTCGGGCGCACTACGCCCGTTGATCAACAGCCTCAAAGATGATCGTGAAGATGTGGATACGTTGAAGGTGGTCTTGGAGaccttgttgatgttgtttaCCCCGGACGAGAATAGTGTTGGTGGCCTCTTCAGCCGAGTTTGTCGCATCCCCTGCTGATATGCGCTGTCTAGCCCGAAGCTTCAGACGAAATCGCCCTTTGGCTGTCCGATGAATTTACGCAGGTTTGTACATGTTACTGGCCGAGACATGCACTTGCTGACCAGGCAAAAAGCGTCAAGACAATATTACCGCGCTCCTTGACCTCCTGGATACTCGTGACTTTTACTCTCGCTTGTATGCCCTGCAGTTGATGTTCCAGATCTCGAGCGCACGGCCAGAAAGAACACAAGAATGTATCCTGACGGCGCCGTTGGGTATACCGAGGCTGGTCAGTGCTCTGGGAGATGCTAGAGAGCCGGTGCGCAATGGTATGTTGAGCTCACCCCCCTCGCCCCCCTCAGCGCGGAAGCGCGGTGTGCAACTGCTAATTACGACTGTGCATCGAATAGAAGCTTTAATTCTCCTGATCGCTCTCACTCCGGCCTCCGAAGAGTTCCAAAAACTCGTCGCATTCGAAAACGCGTTTGACcttatcttctccttgatagAAGCTGAAGGTGCTTTGACTCACGGATCGGAAGTGGTTGAAGACTGCCTTTCCTTACTCGCGAACCTTCTGAGGCTCAACATCTCCAATCAGTCATATTTTCGGGAGACGGGCTGTGTCAAGAGGCTAGCAAAGCTCCTCGCGGATGTCAATCAGGATCAGGACTCGGAAGAGCCCACCCCACAATGGGCTCTCGCGCATCGGGATAAGAACCTCTGGGGACTTTTGGTTATTGTCCAGCTGTTTTTAATCAAAGGAGGGGTCAACACTCCTGCCAACCAGACGGCGTTCTGGAACAATGGTGTCATGGAACAAGTCCTGAACACTGCTTTCGGTCAAAGATTCAATGTCAATGTGACATCCAAGGTATGAGACACTGATCGCCTATAAAGTTGACGCTAATTGTGCTAGGCTCTTGCGACATGCGCCGACTTGATACGTAGCAATAAGCCCTTGCAGGAGCGTTTTGGAGACGTTGAGGTCATTTGGGGCTCGAGTCCTACTCCGAATGCTGTCAATGGGGATTCGACACATCAAGAACTCCAGCGGATCAATGTTATCGAAGCGTTGCTGAAATTGACTCTCGAGCCTGCTCCATTGTCGCTTCTTGATGCACGACTTGCCGCTTGCGAATGTATCAAGGCATTCTTCGCAAACCACACCGGGATCCGTGTCCATGTGCTAGGAAGAGCGATCCAAGGACATATTAGCGGAGAAGACCAGATTCCCAATATCTTGACtgtcctgctgctgccgccagAAGCTCGAGGAAATGCCGACCCCTACCAAACCTGGATGGCTTCTGTCTTGATGTACCAACTGCTGTTCGAGAACGCTGAAGCCAAATCAATCGCCATGGGTGTGACTGAGGGGGATGCTGAACAGGGTGAAGAAGTCGTTACCTGCATCCAGACGATAGTAGGCAACTTGATCACCGGTATTCAAAgaggcgatgatgaaagaaTCACCCTTGGATATTTGATGCTGCTCTGTGGTTGGCTCTTCGAAGAACCGGATGCTGTGAATGACTTGTTGGGCGAGGGAAGCAGCATACAGACCTTGCTGCAAGAAATCAAGCACCGCGGAGCCACTTACGTACTTGTTCCGGGTCTTTGCACCATTCTACTCGGAATTATATACGAATTTTCCTCAAAGGACTCGCCTATACCGCGGAAGACTCTGCATAAGTTGTTGATCGAGCAGCTAGGACGAGAACAATACATTGACCGGATCACCCGGTTCAGAGAGGATCCTCTGGTACGTGACTTTGAGGTCCTACCACAGACCGTGGGGGCACAATACGACGGTGGCCTTCCGGAAATCTACTTCGACAGGACCTTTGTTGAATTTCTCAAAGACAATTTCAGCCGCTTGCTACGTGCGATTGACCGGGAACCCGAGATCGAGATCTCAGTGATCACCAACGGTGTTGAAAGAGGAGTTTCTCGCGAACTTGTGGACTCGCTTCGGGCAGAACTAGAAGAAAAGGGCGCTTTGTCACAGAAGCTGGAGTCGGATCTGCTTGCTCTGCAATCCAAGCTCGATCACGAGCAGGCTGAACACCGAAAGACGAGAGACGCCACCATATTAGAGTCTTCTAAACTGCAGCAGATCTGTGAATCATTGAAGCGGAGTCACGAACAAGAACTGAATGTCttgaaggagcagcagaagcacgCTCAAAATGTGCTCTTGAAACAGCATGGCGAACAGTTACGAGCCATTGATCGACAGCTGAAGGAAACATCTGCAGACCATGAGAGGAGAAGTCTCCAAGTAAAGAAGCATCATGAAGCCGAGGTGGCTGACCTGCAGAAAAGGATTCGTTCGCTCGAGTCTGATCTCAATCGCGGCAAGGAGCAATCCTCTGCTGAGATTGCTGACCTGAAGACTACTATTCAGATCTTGAAGTCGGAGGCGGAAAAGATAAAGGGACAGCATGTGGCGGAAGTTCTGGAACTTAACACCACAATCCAGAATCTTCAGTCAGCACTCGACACTGTTAAGGGACACCATGAGGCCAAGCTCTCTGAGTTGAACACCACAATCCAGAAGTTGCAATCAGAGCTTGAGACAGGCAGAGGACAGCATACTACCGAAGTCTCTGGTCTGAACAAG belongs to Aspergillus luchuensis IFO 4308 DNA, chromosome 3, nearly complete sequence and includes:
- a CDS encoding putative intracellular protein transport protein (UsoA) (BUSCO:EOG09261B18;~COG:U;~EggNog:ENOG410PIP4;~InterPro:IPR016024,IPR011989,IPR006953,IPR006955;~PFAM:PF04871,PF04869;~TransMembrane:1 (o554-574i);~go_component: GO:0000139 - Golgi membrane [Evidence IEA];~go_component: GO:0005737 - cytoplasm [Evidence IEA];~go_process: GO:0006886 - intracellular protein transport [Evidence IEA];~go_process: GO:0016192 - vesicle-mediated transport [Evidence IEA];~go_process: GO:0048280 - vesicle fusion with Golgi apparatus [Evidence IEA]), translating into MFRILESQAPAKQTATDTINTLTGRLQSATLLEDRRAAIQGLRSFAKSFPASVASGALRPLINSLKDDREDVDTLKVVLETLLMLFTPDENSPEASDEIALWLSDEFTQRQDNITALLDLLDTRDFYSRLYALQLMFQISSARPERTQECILTAPLGIPRLVSALGDAREPVRNEALILLIALTPASEEFQKLVAFENAFDLIFSLIEAEGALTHGSEVVEDCLSLLANLLRLNISNQSYFRETGCVKRLAKLLADVNQDQDSEEPTPQWALAHRDKNLWGLLVIVQLFLIKGGVNTPANQTAFWNNGVMEQVLNTAFGQRFNVNVTSKALATCADLIRSNKPLQERFGDVEVIWGSSPTPNAVNGDSTHQELQRINVIEALLKLTLEPAPLSLLDARLAACECIKAFFANHTGIRVHVLGRAIQGHISGEDQIPNILTVLLLPPEARGNADPYQTWMASVLMYQLLFENAEAKSIAMGVTEGDAEQGEEVVTCIQTIVGNLITGIQRGDDERITLGYLMLLCGWLFEEPDAVNDLLGEGSSIQTLLQEIKHRGATYVLVPGLCTILLGIIYEFSSKDSPIPRKTLHKLLIEQLGREQYIDRITRFREDPLVRDFEVLPQTVGAQYDGGLPEIYFDRTFVEFLKDNFSRLLRAIDREPEIEISVITNGVERGVSRELVDSLRAELEEKGALSQKLESDLLALQSKLDHEQAEHRKTRDATILESSKLQQICESLKRSHEQELNVLKEQQKHAQNVLLKQHGEQLRAIDRQLKETSADHERRSLQVKKHHEAEVADLQKRIRSLESDLNRGKEQSSAEIADLKTTIQILKSEAEKIKGQHVAEVLELNTTIQNLQSALDTVKGHHEAKLSELNTTIQKLQSELETGRGQHTTEVSGLNKTIEELKSQMNASQEKHESEASDLNKTIQKLQSELDASNGKSAAEVSDLKKTIETLQSELDASSGQSAAEVSDLKKTIETLQSEIDSSNGQNATEVSDLKKTIENLQAELEAGKGKQATEVTSFQETIKTLKSEMDAAKKQHETEVAELKSASTALQSELDTAKEKATTELQSTRDELSSKCTASEKRAEKAESEVKKAEEAARKATQALEEARKQLEKAKAEAKEKEEARKAAQSELEDLLIVFGDLEAKRNEDKQRLKDLGQEVSEAEDDEEEEEDEDEEEEEA